The proteins below are encoded in one region of Borrelia hispanica CRI:
- a CDS encoding DNA/RNA non-specific endonuclease: protein MKKKSKILIILYISILIGFLFLHQNPKIVNKIKEIASNCLEDIKNRLYRPQIPIKLQEEHLLPQGYLTTQVLHKKYYSLGYAEQARQSEWVAYQLKREMVELALILVKEKKITRSKKFFEDPDIKGIAPKLSDYLHSGYDRGHIVSSADMSFSKEAMIETYFLSNISPQNSSFNSGIWSKLEQKVRRWAISKDKIYIISAGILTENKGFIGENKILIPKNFYKIVLSLNNKSNNYEIVAFIIPNEKAKDTDLKNYVVNVNSIEKKTQIDFFAKLDAKIKKIIKMQKDISSWELK from the coding sequence ATGAAAAAAAAGTCAAAAATCTTAATTATTCTCTACATATCAATTTTAATAGGATTTTTATTCCTACATCAAAACCCAAAAATCGTCAATAAAATAAAAGAAATAGCTTCAAATTGTTTAGAAGACATTAAAAATAGACTTTATAGACCTCAAATTCCAATAAAACTACAAGAAGAACATCTCTTACCACAGGGATATCTTACTACCCAAGTATTACACAAAAAATATTATTCCTTAGGATATGCTGAGCAGGCAAGACAATCAGAATGGGTAGCTTACCAATTAAAAAGAGAAATGGTTGAATTAGCTTTAATCTTAGTTAAAGAAAAAAAAATCACTCGAAGTAAAAAATTTTTTGAAGATCCAGATATCAAAGGAATTGCACCAAAATTAAGTGATTACTTACACAGCGGATATGATAGAGGACATATTGTTAGTTCTGCTGATATGTCTTTTTCTAAAGAGGCTATGATAGAAACTTATTTTTTATCAAACATTTCTCCACAAAACAGTTCATTTAACTCAGGAATTTGGTCTAAACTTGAACAAAAAGTTAGAAGATGGGCTATTTCAAAAGACAAAATTTATATTATTAGCGCAGGAATCTTGACGGAAAACAAAGGATTTATTGGGGAAAACAAAATTTTAATTCCAAAAAACTTTTATAAAATCGTATTATCCTTAAACAACAAGAGTAATAATTATGAAATTGTGGCTTTTATTATTCCAAATGAAAAAGCCAAAGATACAGATTTAAAAAATTACGTTGTGAACGTAAATTCAATTGAAAAGAAAACACAAATAGATTTTTTTGCAAAACTTGATGCTAAAATAAAAAAAATAATCAAAATGCAAAAAGATATATCTTCTTGGGAACTTAAATGA
- a CDS encoding fructose-specific PTS transporter subunit EIIC: protein MFLDFLKKELIFVSSTICSKDEALNFLVEEVSKKGYTNDKSVFMQGLLDRENIGDTSWENGVAVPHFIGDVVSVSFISLLYIKGNGIKWSDDNPPVNLIFLICMSKEQHGTGHIKSIAFIARLFENDDFKNFLKNGNNSDEIYSYIKNVENNYLESDFSISRTESILAVCACPVGIAHTYIAAKKLEVEAKRQGYSIKIETQGSIGIDNPLRKEDIEAADVVILAVDKDVDELRFDGKRVYKISTARAINDVENVIKEAFSAPVLTFKGMNTLNVNSNNSKSGFYKYLMSGVSPMVPIVASGGILIAFGISLAGVGSGGPNFEQYPFYKTITDIGGVAFSMMLPVLAGFIAMSIADKPGLAPGLVGGVLARDVKAGFLGAILVGFMAGFIARWLARRQIPEWLRPIMPIFVIPLISTVIIGFFMIYGGVYIAQFMGLLENGLKELQSNSDAHGIIGKLLLGAVLGAMVSIDMGGPFNKVAFLFGVGMIPSVPQIMGMVASAIPVAPMAMGLATLIMPKLFEEEERESGKISFLISFIGISEGAIPFAASDPARVLPSIVLGGAVSSIIAAFWGVADHAPHGGPIVLPVVDHKFGFLIAIAVGVAVATSVVIFLKSLKVKVSK, encoded by the coding sequence ATGTTTTTGGATTTTTTAAAAAAGGAGCTTATTTTTGTATCGTCCACAATATGTTCTAAAGATGAAGCACTTAATTTTTTAGTGGAAGAAGTAAGTAAGAAAGGTTATACAAATGATAAATCAGTATTTATGCAAGGATTGCTTGATAGAGAAAATATTGGTGATACATCTTGGGAAAATGGGGTTGCTGTTCCTCATTTTATAGGAGATGTTGTTAGTGTCAGTTTTATTTCATTGCTTTATATAAAAGGTAATGGTATAAAGTGGTCTGATGATAATCCTCCTGTTAATTTAATATTTTTAATTTGTATGTCAAAGGAACAACATGGTACTGGGCATATTAAGTCAATAGCTTTTATAGCCAGATTATTTGAAAATGATGATTTTAAAAATTTTTTAAAAAATGGAAATAATTCTGATGAAATTTATTCTTATATAAAAAATGTTGAAAATAATTATTTAGAGAGTGATTTTAGTATTTCTAGGACAGAGAGTATACTGGCTGTATGTGCTTGTCCTGTAGGAATTGCACATACATATATTGCTGCTAAAAAGCTTGAAGTTGAAGCTAAAAGACAGGGATATAGCATTAAAATTGAGACTCAGGGTTCTATTGGTATTGATAATCCTTTAAGAAAAGAGGATATTGAGGCTGCTGATGTTGTAATACTTGCAGTAGATAAAGATGTTGATGAGTTAAGATTTGATGGAAAGCGAGTTTATAAGATTTCGACTGCAAGGGCTATTAACGATGTAGAGAATGTTATTAAAGAAGCATTTAGTGCCCCAGTTTTAACATTTAAAGGTATGAATACTTTAAATGTTAATTCTAATAATAGTAAATCTGGCTTTTATAAATATTTAATGAGTGGCGTTTCTCCTATGGTGCCAATTGTAGCTAGTGGTGGTATTTTAATAGCCTTTGGCATATCTCTTGCAGGGGTTGGTTCTGGTGGGCCAAATTTTGAGCAATATCCTTTTTATAAGACAATTACAGATATTGGTGGTGTGGCTTTTAGTATGATGTTGCCAGTACTTGCGGGATTTATTGCAATGTCGATTGCTGATAAGCCAGGTCTTGCGCCAGGTCTTGTGGGAGGAGTTCTTGCCAGAGACGTTAAAGCAGGATTTTTAGGAGCCATACTCGTAGGGTTTATGGCAGGTTTTATTGCAAGATGGCTAGCAAGAAGACAAATACCTGAATGGCTTAGGCCTATAATGCCTATATTTGTAATTCCTTTAATAAGTACTGTTATTATTGGATTTTTTATGATTTATGGAGGTGTTTATATTGCCCAATTTATGGGACTTCTTGAAAATGGTCTTAAGGAACTTCAAAGTAATTCAGATGCTCATGGTATTATAGGAAAGTTGTTACTTGGGGCAGTACTTGGTGCTATGGTATCAATTGATATGGGAGGACCTTTTAATAAAGTTGCATTTCTTTTTGGTGTTGGTATGATTCCTAGTGTGCCACAAATAATGGGTATGGTTGCATCAGCTATTCCTGTTGCTCCTATGGCTATGGGACTTGCTACTTTGATTATGCCAAAATTATTTGAAGAGGAAGAGAGAGAGTCGGGGAAAATATCATTTTTGATTTCTTTTATTGGTATTAGTGAAGGTGCTATTCCTTTTGCTGCCAGTGATCCTGCAAGAGTGTTGCCTTCGATAGTGCTTGGGGGTGCTGTTTCAAGCATTATTGCAGCATTTTGGGGGGTTGCAGATCATGCTCCGCATGGGGGTCCAATAGTTTTACCTGTTGTTGATCATAAATTTGGATTTCTTATTGCAATAGCTGTTGGTGTTGCGGTGGCAACAAGTGTGGTTATTTTTTTGAAATCTTTAAAGGTTAAGGTATCTAAATGA
- the manA gene encoding mannose-6-phosphate isomerase, class I, with product MSIDNIFLMKNEIKEYDWGGSSFIPSLLGQKEDGLPKAEMWLGAHKTFSSKILVDGQYVSLFDFLKRHKELLGFGSELSFLFKILSVYKPLSIQIHPSKDIALKGFALENNKKIIIDDSKRIYKDENPKVELVYALSDFYALKGFLSLDDINHIYRSLGLDFNFMTHESFVKTLFDLHEFEIENIIDKVLGNLNFIDEFRAFWFNEIYKIYGMDIGLLVFLGMYIFKLKTGEVIYTESREVHAYLKGECIELMTNSDNVIRAGFTTKHIDKDEMLKVGKFEEGVFSLLKSENIDGCDIFKLPGTNLSLFHKCINGDSYFERVGVMILLVIKGEVQLNNRISLKMGESVFIGNCDCNKELSIYGNGEIFIALSL from the coding sequence ATGAGTATTGATAATATATTTTTGATGAAAAATGAGATTAAGGAGTATGATTGGGGTGGATCTAGTTTCATCCCTTCCCTTTTGGGACAAAAAGAAGATGGTTTACCAAAAGCTGAAATGTGGCTTGGTGCACATAAAACATTTTCTAGTAAAATATTAGTTGATGGTCAATATGTTTCTCTTTTTGATTTTTTAAAAAGACATAAAGAGCTCTTAGGTTTTGGGAGTGAATTGTCATTTTTATTTAAAATTCTCTCAGTTTATAAACCTTTGTCAATTCAAATACATCCTTCAAAAGATATTGCTTTAAAAGGCTTTGCACTTGAAAATAATAAAAAAATAATTATTGATGATTCTAAGAGAATTTATAAGGATGAAAATCCTAAAGTAGAACTTGTTTATGCTTTGAGTGATTTTTATGCTCTTAAAGGTTTTTTGTCACTTGATGACATTAACCATATTTACAGAAGTTTAGGATTGGATTTTAATTTTATGACGCATGAATCGTTTGTAAAAACCTTATTTGATTTACACGAATTTGAGATTGAAAATATTATTGATAAAGTGTTAGGTAATTTAAATTTTATAGACGAATTTAGAGCTTTTTGGTTTAATGAAATTTATAAAATTTATGGTATGGATATTGGTCTTTTGGTATTTTTGGGAATGTATATTTTTAAATTAAAAACAGGTGAAGTTATTTATACTGAAAGTCGAGAAGTGCATGCTTATCTTAAAGGTGAATGCATTGAACTTATGACTAATTCTGATAATGTCATTAGAGCAGGTTTTACAACTAAACATATTGACAAAGATGAAATGTTGAAGGTTGGGAAATTTGAAGAAGGAGTTTTTTCATTGTTAAAGAGTGAAAATATTGATGGTTGTGATATATTTAAGTTGCCAGGTACCAATTTAAGTTTATTTCACAAATGTATAAATGGAGATAGCTACTTTGAAAGGGTTGGTGTTATGATATTGTTAGTTATAAAAGGAGAAGTTCAGCTTAATAATAGAATTTCTCTTAAGATGGGAGAGAGTGTGTTTATAGGGAATTGTGATTGTAATAAGGAATTGTCAATTTATGGTAATGGAGAAATCTTTATTGCGCTTTCTTTGTAG
- a CDS encoding BAPKO_0422 family outer member beta-barrel protein — MGKNTKKILTLLLIFNLYNPAFSQSNSMYFIECKQKKDGTICTTNDKPVVPKKPKIEPEKPKIEPEKPKIEPEKPKIEPEKPKIEPEKPKPHHTANNNKKYKNAYSFAAGTGTGNPLINLLISVPYVDIDFGYGSFLYFNTINFKPYNLIAIDLIFRQLIGKSLIIGGGFGIGVDWSQANLTSPSSKKPSPYDRIAIVTRLPLSIEYKIIKNLSLGFKIYPTLGPTIFLTEPKIVFEGMRFKFFAIGFIKMLI; from the coding sequence ATGGGAAAAAATACAAAAAAAATACTTACATTATTGTTAATATTCAACCTATACAATCCTGCCTTTTCGCAATCCAATAGTATGTATTTTATAGAATGTAAACAAAAAAAGGATGGAACTATATGCACTACAAATGACAAACCTGTTGTCCCTAAAAAACCCAAAATAGAACCTGAAAAACCCAAAATAGAACCTGAAAAACCTAAAATAGAACCTGAAAAACCTAAAATAGAACCTGAAAAACCTAAAATAGAACCTGAAAAACCTAAACCACATCATACTGCAAACAATAATAAAAAATATAAAAATGCTTACTCATTTGCAGCAGGAACAGGAACCGGAAATCCTCTTATAAACCTATTGATCTCAGTGCCATACGTAGACATAGATTTTGGATATGGTAGCTTTTTATACTTCAATACAATAAACTTTAAACCCTATAATTTAATTGCCATTGATTTAATTTTCAGACAACTAATAGGAAAATCTCTAATAATAGGAGGGGGATTTGGCATTGGAGTAGACTGGTCTCAAGCAAATTTAACTTCTCCTAGTTCTAAAAAACCATCCCCTTATGACAGAATAGCAATAGTAACTAGACTACCTTTATCAATAGAATATAAAATCATCAAAAATTTATCATTAGGATTTAAAATTTACCCCACACTTGGCCCAACAATATTTTTAACAGAACCAAAAATAGTATTTGAAGGCATGAGATTTAAATTTTTTGCAATTGGATTTATTAAAATGCTTATATAA
- a CDS encoding BAPKO_0422 family outer member beta-barrel protein — protein sequence MKTQLTILMIFLTISSSIATTIDPEALNRVLNKQHSKKSSYPSNTFGIGFGIGNPITNIIINFPYVDVDFGYGGFNGLHPNNFIPYIVLGTDIVFKEEVYHNTTLTGGLGIGIDLSQVKPNEQDASNITQQNNNEQNKQEEFSLTSSNNRLGFTIRLPIILEYGFLKNVFIGFKAITTIGVTMIFNPTSMEGIRFGFFGFGFIKIYI from the coding sequence ATGAAAACACAATTAACAATACTTATGATTTTTTTAACCATAAGTTCATCTATTGCAACAACCATTGATCCAGAAGCTCTAAATAGAGTATTAAACAAACAGCATTCCAAAAAAAGTTCCTATCCATCTAATACATTTGGCATAGGATTTGGTATTGGAAATCCTATAACCAATATCATAATCAATTTTCCTTATGTAGATGTAGATTTTGGATATGGGGGCTTTAATGGACTGCATCCCAACAATTTTATACCTTATATTGTTCTTGGCACTGATATTGTATTTAAAGAAGAAGTCTATCACAATACAACACTCACTGGCGGACTTGGCATAGGCATTGACCTATCTCAAGTAAAACCAAATGAACAAGATGCCTCCAATATAACACAACAAAATAATAATGAACAAAATAAACAAGAAGAGTTTTCATTAACTTCATCCAACAATAGATTGGGCTTTACAATTAGACTTCCCATTATATTGGAATATGGTTTTTTAAAAAATGTTTTCATAGGTTTTAAAGCTATTACAACAATTGGTGTCACAATGATATTTAATCCCACATCAATGGAAGGAATAAGATTTGGATTTTTTGGTTTTGGATTCATAAAAATATACATATAA
- the proS gene encoding proline--tRNA ligase: MGDFIASREEEFSKWYLDIVQKAKLVDYTPVKGCMVIMPYGYAIWERIQSIIDNKFKESGHENAYFPLLIPYEFLEREKEHVKGFSPELAVVTTAGGEELREPLVLRPTSETIIWNMYSKWIKSYRDLPIKINQWANIIRWEKRTKPFLRTTEFLWQEGHTAHETSNEAQEEALFILNLYKKFVEDYLAIPVFYGKKTEREKFAGAVSTYTIEALMQDKKALQAGTSHYLGLNFAKAFDVKFQNKNGEMSYVFATSWGVSTRLIGALIMVHADSKGLILPPKIAPIEIIIVPIFKKDDDINKKILEYATTIFDILVKGKFRVEIDKDFKNSPGFRFAASEFKGIPIRIEIGSNDILMDCVTVARRDRDKNSKYQVSFKDLLPKIKEELETMQCELFNKALEFRNLNTKEIIGFKENDYSFFKTYINDNLGFVLSSWCGNEVCEENIKNDTKATIRCIPEDLQDKSLDNVTCIYCNTLAKHFVLFARAY; encoded by the coding sequence ATGGGTGATTTTATTGCTTCAAGAGAAGAGGAATTTTCTAAATGGTATTTGGATATAGTACAAAAGGCAAAACTTGTTGATTATACTCCTGTTAAGGGTTGTATGGTTATTATGCCTTATGGATATGCTATTTGGGAGAGAATTCAGAGTATCATTGATAATAAGTTTAAAGAGAGTGGACATGAGAATGCATATTTTCCATTGCTTATTCCTTATGAATTTTTAGAGAGAGAAAAAGAGCATGTTAAGGGATTCTCTCCAGAACTTGCTGTTGTAACAACAGCTGGAGGTGAAGAATTGAGAGAACCTTTAGTTTTAAGACCTACTTCTGAGACAATTATTTGGAATATGTATAGTAAATGGATAAAATCTTATAGAGATTTACCTATTAAAATAAATCAATGGGCAAATATTATTCGTTGGGAGAAAAGGACAAAGCCATTTCTTCGTACCACTGAGTTTTTGTGGCAAGAAGGACATACTGCTCATGAAACTTCTAATGAGGCTCAAGAGGAAGCTTTGTTTATTTTAAATCTTTATAAAAAATTTGTTGAAGATTATTTGGCTATTCCTGTATTTTATGGTAAGAAGACAGAAAGAGAAAAATTTGCAGGTGCTGTATCTACTTATACAATTGAAGCGTTAATGCAAGATAAAAAGGCTTTGCAAGCAGGAACATCACATTATTTGGGATTGAATTTTGCCAAAGCTTTTGATGTTAAATTTCAAAATAAAAACGGTGAGATGAGTTATGTTTTTGCCACTAGTTGGGGTGTTTCAACTAGGTTAATTGGGGCATTGATTATGGTTCATGCTGATTCTAAAGGTTTAATTTTACCTCCTAAGATAGCACCAATCGAAATTATTATTGTTCCTATTTTTAAAAAAGATGATGATATTAATAAAAAAATTCTTGAGTATGCGACTACTATTTTTGATATTTTAGTAAAGGGAAAGTTTAGGGTTGAGATTGATAAAGATTTTAAGAATTCACCAGGATTTAGATTTGCTGCTTCAGAATTTAAGGGGATTCCAATACGAATTGAGATAGGTTCTAATGATATTTTGATGGATTGTGTCACTGTTGCAAGAAGAGATAGAGATAAAAATTCTAAGTATCAAGTGTCATTTAAGGATTTATTACCTAAAATAAAAGAGGAACTTGAGACTATGCAATGTGAATTATTTAATAAAGCGTTAGAGTTTAGAAATTTAAATACTAAAGAGATTATTGGTTTTAAAGAGAATGATTATAGTTTTTTTAAGACTTATATTAACGATAATTTAGGATTTGTACTCTCTTCATGGTGTGGAAATGAAGTTTGTGAAGAAAATATTAAAAATGATACAAAGGCTACGATACGATGTATTCCAGAAGATTTGCAAGATAAATCTTTAGACAATGTAACTTGTATTTATTGCAATACATTAGCCAAGCATTTTGTTTTATTTGCAAGGGCTTATTAA
- a CDS encoding dicarboxylate/amino acid:cation symporter gives MNEKIKFFLTIPIGILFGLFLPSETYNALSHIFIRLTYFSLIPFLTFAIPLGIENIIENKKFKRLFGKIIYYGILINISGVIISIAVSTIHLPQRIPILDKNIQNQYLFDKKIFLETFFPKNIFTIFTNSNPNLLNIYLISIIIGTSFYYAKQKGRIVKELLLSISNLFYNTNNIIVKISQFGIIFITAAYAVNLKNFKNYQYYINSIIFLSLWTGIIILIIIPMISYRLTRNFKLSYKNILTSLHNIIFAGLTMDTYAPYSLLIENIKNEKINIKKSIIINIPIINFISKFGTIFISTISFFIILKSYSSLPITIYEISYMSILAFISIFAFPHIPNSLIYIITMLCSTYTKGIELSYSNIIPILPILTSLAIMIDFTSSIAIMQIIDFNESKYT, from the coding sequence ATGAATGAAAAAATAAAATTTTTTCTCACCATCCCCATTGGCATATTATTTGGATTATTTCTACCATCTGAAACTTATAATGCACTCTCACATATTTTCATAAGGTTAACTTATTTCTCCTTAATTCCTTTTTTAACATTTGCAATTCCACTTGGCATAGAAAACATTATAGAAAATAAGAAATTCAAAAGGTTATTTGGCAAAATAATCTATTATGGAATTTTAATTAATATTTCAGGAGTAATAATATCCATAGCTGTGTCAACAATACATCTACCACAAAGAATTCCAATATTAGATAAAAATATTCAAAACCAATATTTATTTGACAAAAAAATATTTCTTGAAACATTCTTTCCAAAAAATATTTTTACCATATTTACAAATAGTAATCCAAATCTTTTAAACATTTATTTAATTTCAATCATTATTGGCACCAGTTTTTATTACGCAAAACAAAAAGGAAGAATCGTAAAAGAACTTCTCTTAAGCATATCCAATCTTTTTTATAATACAAACAATATTATTGTTAAAATATCCCAATTTGGAATTATTTTTATAACAGCAGCATATGCTGTTAACTTAAAAAATTTCAAAAACTATCAATATTATATAAATAGCATAATTTTTTTATCATTATGGACAGGAATCATCATTCTAATAATAATTCCAATGATTAGTTACCGATTAACTAGAAATTTCAAATTATCGTACAAAAATATATTAACATCTCTACACAATATAATATTTGCGGGCCTAACAATGGATACTTATGCTCCCTATTCTCTTTTAATAGAAAACATTAAAAATGAAAAAATAAATATAAAAAAATCCATAATTATAAACATACCAATAATAAACTTTATATCTAAATTTGGAACAATTTTCATTTCAACAATTTCTTTTTTTATTATTTTAAAATCCTACTCTAGTTTACCTATAACAATCTACGAAATAAGCTACATGAGTATATTAGCATTCATCTCTATTTTTGCATTTCCACACATTCCTAATAGTCTTATTTACATAATTACAATGCTATGCTCAACTTATACAAAAGGAATTGAACTTAGCTACTCCAACATCATACCAATACTTCCAATTCTAACATCACTAGCTATAATGATCGATTTTACCTCCAGCATTGCAATAATGCAAATAATAGACTTTAATGAATCAAAATATACTTAA
- a CDS encoding ankyrin repeat domain-containing protein translates to MKIIFIILLTQLITSLHANETIKIIKKLSKTVYNFNSQEYTTHKEKLDKLIESIDINNKNILQELQKIKNEFLITSVYFQNIKGTLIALNLSAQINFRYKISPLSIAIINNDFETTKILIDYGIKINKIDETKYSPIFWAIYLNNEKIFNLLKEQGADLSLTLKNGKTPIQAAIEIENINLIELLLKKNVYISDEYKKEIKKSTNQNIINIFKRYKII, encoded by the coding sequence ATGAAAATAATATTTATAATACTCTTAACACAACTTATTACATCCCTACATGCAAATGAAACTATAAAAATAATAAAAAAGCTATCAAAAACAGTTTATAATTTTAATAGCCAAGAATACACAACACATAAAGAAAAGTTAGACAAACTGATAGAATCAATAGATATAAATAATAAAAATATCTTACAAGAATTACAAAAAATAAAAAATGAGTTTTTAATTACATCAGTATATTTCCAAAATATAAAAGGTACTCTAATAGCTCTAAATCTCTCTGCCCAGATAAACTTTAGGTATAAAATATCTCCTTTATCAATTGCAATAATTAACAATGATTTTGAAACTACCAAAATACTCATAGACTATGGTATTAAAATCAACAAAATAGATGAAACAAAATATTCACCAATATTTTGGGCAATATATCTTAACAATGAAAAAATATTTAACCTTTTAAAAGAACAAGGGGCTGATTTAAGCCTAACTCTTAAGAATGGAAAAACACCTATACAAGCTGCAATAGAAATTGAAAACATCAATTTGATTGAATTATTGCTTAAAAAAAATGTTTATATCAGCGATGAATACAAAAAAGAAATTAAAAAATCAACAAATCAAAACATAATAAATATCTTTAAAAGATATAAAATAATATAA
- a CDS encoding tetratricopeptide repeat protein gives MKLLIQVFGLVLIFSCYKSKQSEIQSLTSLLESSNKKGLDRFLIIDRIVDIHMHNKDYEDALSFVNKGIADDESKEYYPLYFYLMGNIYSSIKEDEIAFTYYRYIVDNFDDYIYENSSIKLDIAKRVINLNIDAIDKINYYKLLLNDNFESMTNADRGNYYYNLALSLEDVQSYDEAYVYYKKLLSIPRSDLKIDSRDYSAVMTKINYYDNPDFVVYRNLNDLISDVKRYIFSGNTAKLLSIRDKHNFFIQSWDQRGGKSNSINTNSFLTTMIKLSSKRKNGIQFAKTFEADSSNDISYLGSSGWEHIWEWYFVFKKISYPKDPEINDGWAWIGVYLGKK, from the coding sequence ATGAAGTTATTAATTCAAGTGTTTGGGCTAGTGCTGATTTTTAGTTGCTATAAGAGCAAACAAAGTGAAATTCAGAGTCTAACAAGTCTTTTAGAATCTTCAAATAAAAAAGGTCTAGATAGATTTCTTATCATTGATAGAATAGTTGATATTCATATGCACAATAAAGATTATGAAGATGCTTTGAGCTTTGTTAATAAAGGAATTGCTGATGATGAGAGTAAGGAATATTATCCTTTATATTTTTACTTGATGGGTAATATATATTCTTCTATTAAGGAAGATGAGATAGCTTTTACTTATTATAGATATATTGTTGATAATTTTGATGATTATATTTATGAGAATAGTTCTATAAAATTAGATATTGCAAAGAGAGTGATCAATTTAAATATTGATGCTATAGATAAAATAAATTATTATAAATTATTACTTAATGATAATTTTGAAAGTATGACTAATGCAGATAGAGGTAATTATTATTATAATCTTGCTTTAAGTTTAGAGGATGTTCAAAGTTATGATGAGGCTTATGTTTATTATAAAAAATTACTCTCGATACCAAGATCAGATTTAAAAATAGATTCAAGAGATTATTCTGCTGTTATGACTAAAATTAATTATTATGATAATCCAGATTTTGTAGTTTATAGAAATTTGAATGACTTGATTTCTGATGTTAAGAGATATATTTTTTCAGGAAATACTGCAAAATTATTAAGTATAAGAGATAAACATAATTTTTTTATTCAAAGTTGGGATCAAAGAGGTGGGAAAAGTAATTCGATTAATACTAACAGTTTTTTGACAACTATGATTAAGCTTAGTAGTAAACGAAAGAATGGTATACAGTTTGCAAAAACTTTTGAAGCAGATTCTAGTAATGATATATCTTATCTTGGATCTAGTGGTTGGGAACATATTTGGGAATGGTATTTTGTTTTTAAAAAAATTTCTTATCCAAAAGATCCAGAAATTAATGATGGTTGGGCTTGGATAGGTGTTTATTTAGGTAAAAAATAG
- the rpmG gene encoding 50S ribosomal protein L33, producing MGKKKGKGAVGLIALVCEETGIRNYTTTKNRRNTQEKLELMKYCPSLRKHTLHKEGKIK from the coding sequence ATGGGAAAGAAGAAAGGCAAAGGGGCTGTTGGGCTTATAGCTTTAGTATGTGAAGAGACAGGAATTAGAAATTATACTACTACTAAGAATAGACGTAATACTCAAGAAAAATTGGAATTGATGAAATATTGTCCAAGTTTAAGGAAACATACTCTTCATAAAGAAGGCAAAATAAAGTGA
- the secE gene encoding preprotein translocase subunit SecE has translation MFKFFKESVLELKKITWPRYNEVIGSGKQVFWLVVFISVFLGTVDYIMYLVITYIF, from the coding sequence ATGTTTAAATTTTTTAAAGAAAGTGTTTTAGAACTTAAAAAAATAACATGGCCTAGGTATAATGAAGTAATAGGCAGTGGAAAACAGGTTTTTTGGTTGGTTGTTTTTATTTCTGTTTTTTTAGGTACGGTAGATTATATCATGTATCTTGTTATAACTTATATATTTTAA
- the nusG gene encoding transcription termination/antitermination protein NusG — protein MSRAWYVLQTFSQYEKKIEQEIKLLISEGVFGNNVLDVKAPIERVEEIRNGKKRIRERKIWPGYILIELDLPDQEWKSTVANIIKISGVVNFVGTTKEQKPLPISDEEVKSVFMLAGEIKADKSIFILYDFEEGERVRIKGGPFDSFEGVIGSIDYEKKKLKVAVQIFGRSTPVEVDFQHIEKI, from the coding sequence ATGTCTAGGGCCTGGTATGTGCTACAAACTTTTTCTCAGTATGAGAAAAAAATAGAACAGGAAATAAAGCTTTTAATTAGTGAAGGTGTTTTTGGTAATAATGTCTTGGATGTTAAAGCTCCTATTGAGAGAGTAGAAGAGATAAGAAATGGAAAAAAACGTATACGTGAGAGAAAGATTTGGCCGGGATATATATTGATTGAATTGGATCTTCCCGATCAGGAGTGGAAAAGTACTGTAGCTAATATTATTAAAATATCAGGTGTTGTAAATTTTGTTGGTACTACTAAAGAACAAAAACCTCTTCCAATTAGTGATGAAGAGGTTAAGAGTGTCTTTATGCTTGCGGGAGAGATTAAAGCAGATAAATCTATTTTTATACTTTATGATTTTGAGGAAGGTGAGAGAGTAAGGATTAAGGGAGGCCCTTTTGATTCTTTTGAGGGTGTTATTGGATCTATTGATTATGAGAAGAAAAAATTGAAAGTTGCAGTCCAAATTTTTGGAAGGTCAACTCCTGTTGAAGTTGATTTTCAGCATATAGAAAAAATTTAG